The Candidatus Dormiibacterota bacterium genome has a window encoding:
- a CDS encoding LLM class flavin-dependent oxidoreductase, producing MFDPRIEVFSTCPPSSGFDAGSYLHEVVRVARWSEGAGCRGILVYSDNSLVDPWLVSQVIIESTRSLCPLVAVQPVYMHPYSVARMAASFGHLHGRRIYLNMVAGGFKNDLTALNDTTPHDSRYQRLIEYTTIIQRLLSGPTPLTFDGEFYKVDRLKLTPTLPPSLFPGIFVSGSSDAGRAAARVIGATAIEYPKPAETPGERPADGMEHGIRVGIITRAEEADAWDLARARFPEDRRGQLTRQLATKVSDSVWHGQLARIATGPEESPYWLVPFQNYKTMCPYLVGGYERVSEELGRYAALGYRSFILDVPVAPDELHHASLAFERALDRCLNRSQTG from the coding sequence ATGTTCGACCCACGCATCGAGGTCTTTTCCACCTGCCCGCCGTCGAGCGGCTTCGACGCGGGGAGCTACCTCCACGAGGTCGTCCGCGTGGCCCGCTGGAGCGAGGGGGCGGGCTGCCGCGGGATCCTCGTCTATTCCGACAACTCGCTCGTGGATCCGTGGCTGGTGTCGCAGGTGATCATCGAGAGCACGAGGTCCCTGTGCCCGCTGGTCGCGGTGCAGCCGGTCTACATGCATCCCTACTCCGTCGCCAGGATGGCGGCGTCCTTCGGTCATCTGCACGGGCGGCGGATCTACCTGAACATGGTCGCGGGGGGATTCAAGAACGACCTGACGGCGCTCAACGACACGACCCCCCACGACAGCCGCTACCAGAGGCTCATCGAGTACACGACCATCATCCAGCGCCTCCTCTCGGGCCCGACCCCGCTCACCTTCGATGGGGAGTTCTACAAGGTCGACAGGCTCAAGCTGACGCCGACGCTCCCTCCCAGCCTGTTTCCGGGAATCTTCGTCTCGGGATCGTCGGACGCCGGCAGGGCCGCCGCCCGCGTGATCGGTGCGACCGCCATCGAGTACCCGAAACCCGCCGAGACGCCAGGAGAGCGGCCGGCGGACGGAATGGAGCACGGGATCCGCGTCGGAATCATCACCCGGGCGGAGGAGGCGGACGCGTGGGATCTCGCCCGTGCGCGCTTCCCCGAGGACCGCCGGGGCCAGCTCACGCGCCAGCTGGCGACGAAGGTCTCCGACTCCGTCTGGCACGGGCAGCTGGCGCGGATCGCCACCGGTCCGGAAGAGAGTCCGTACTGGCTGGTCCCGTTCCAGAACTACAAGACGATGTGTCCCTATCTCGTGGGCGGCTACGAGCGGGTCTCCGAGGAGCTCGGACGGTACGCGGCGCTCGGGTATCGCTCCTTCATCCTGGACGTGCCGGTTGCGCCCGACGAGCTGCACCACGCGAGTCTCGCGTTCGAGCGTGCCCTCGACCGATGCCTGAATCGCTCGCAGACTGGGTAA
- a CDS encoding amino acid adenylation domain-containing protein, with protein MPESLADWVTLQAERRPDAVAVVGDGLALTYAELETRSNRLAAILRESGCVPGDRVCLLMAKSPLAIIGLLGIYKARAIYVPLDPSSPAARLEKIVASCGPAFILAAGAVTRLAGELVDGPGTNGAVAVGWLDDGPERGAGRPSRFTARDISLARDTAPSGGRARHEPAHILFTSGSTGIPKGVVITHANVIHFVEWATKHFGIGPSDRLSGHPPLQFDLSFFDIFGAFAAGAQLHLVPPAATLLPNALADFMRASALTQWFSVPSVLSYMAKFDVVGYDDFPALRRLLWCGEVFATPALMHWMKRLPHVSFTNLYGPTETTIASSHYTLPSCPGSERQVIPIGVACDGEELLVLDEGLDPLPDGQVGSLYIRGAGLSPGYWNDPGRTREVFLDRPTVAGGSERLYRTGDLAWRDEAGRFFFAGRADTQIKSRGYRIELGEIETCLGTLESIRESAVVAIATGGFEGAMICCAYVPASEPDATPVSLRQSLGRLLPVHMLPSRWMTFDRLPRNGNGKIDRASLRRLFETHETVAARQP; from the coding sequence ATGCCTGAATCGCTCGCAGACTGGGTAACCCTGCAGGCCGAACGACGCCCGGATGCCGTGGCCGTGGTCGGCGACGGGCTCGCCCTGACCTACGCCGAGCTCGAGACCCGCTCGAACCGGCTGGCGGCGATCCTGCGGGAGAGCGGCTGCGTCCCCGGCGATCGCGTCTGCCTGCTGATGGCGAAGTCGCCCCTCGCCATCATCGGTCTGCTCGGGATCTACAAGGCTCGCGCCATCTATGTGCCCCTGGATCCGTCGAGTCCCGCCGCCCGCCTGGAGAAGATCGTGGCCTCCTGCGGCCCGGCCTTCATCCTTGCGGCCGGAGCCGTGACCCGGCTGGCCGGCGAGCTCGTGGACGGCCCCGGGACGAACGGCGCCGTCGCGGTGGGCTGGCTCGACGACGGGCCGGAGCGGGGGGCCGGCCGGCCGTCGCGCTTCACCGCGCGGGACATCTCGCTCGCCCGGGACACGGCACCATCCGGCGGACGGGCGCGGCACGAACCGGCGCACATCCTGTTCACCTCGGGCTCCACGGGGATCCCCAAGGGGGTCGTGATCACGCACGCGAACGTCATCCACTTCGTCGAGTGGGCCACGAAGCACTTCGGCATCGGTCCGTCCGATCGGCTCTCCGGCCACCCGCCGCTTCAATTCGATCTGTCGTTCTTCGACATCTTCGGCGCCTTCGCCGCCGGCGCCCAGCTCCACCTGGTTCCGCCGGCGGCGACCCTGCTGCCGAACGCGCTGGCCGATTTCATGCGCGCCTCCGCGCTGACCCAGTGGTTTTCGGTCCCCTCGGTGCTCAGCTACATGGCGAAATTCGACGTGGTGGGCTACGACGACTTCCCGGCCTTGAGACGCCTGCTCTGGTGCGGGGAGGTGTTCGCGACCCCCGCCCTCATGCACTGGATGAAGCGGCTGCCCCACGTGTCGTTCACCAATCTCTATGGACCGACGGAGACGACGATCGCCAGCAGCCACTACACGCTGCCGTCCTGCCCGGGGAGCGAGCGGCAGGTCATCCCGATCGGCGTGGCGTGCGACGGAGAAGAGCTGCTCGTCCTGGACGAGGGTCTCGACCCCCTCCCGGACGGCCAGGTCGGGAGTCTCTACATCCGCGGGGCGGGGCTGAGCCCCGGTTACTGGAACGACCCCGGCAGGACGCGCGAAGTCTTCCTGGACCGTCCGACCGTCGCGGGAGGGTCCGAGCGCCTCTACAGGACGGGGGATCTCGCCTGGAGGGACGAGGCCGGCCGTTTCTTTTTCGCCGGACGCGCCGACACGCAGATCAAGAGCCGCGGATACCGGATCGAGCTCGGGGAGATCGAGACCTGCCTGGGGACGCTGGAATCGATCCGGGAGAGCGCGGTCGTGGCGATCGCCACCGGCGGGTTCGAGGGCGCCATGATCTGCTGCGCCTACGTGCCGGCATCGGAGCCCGACGCGACACCGGTGTCCCTGCGCCAGAGTCTGGGACGCCTGCTGCCGGTCCACATGCTCCCATCGCGCTGGATGACGTTCGATCGGCTCCCGAGGAACGGCAACGGGAAGATCGATCGCGCCTCCCTCAGGCGTCTGTTCGAGACCCATGAGACTGTTGCCGCTCGACAGCCCTGA
- a CDS encoding GNAT family N-acetyltransferase, whose amino-acid sequence MHWTLGVRDWSGPLGAVLEREREVVSVEVVDDTGRLMELREEWDDLLAESEADGLFLTWEWLSTWWRHLGGDRRLFIAVVRHRGELVAIAPMTVRPPGLSSVLPFPALEFMGTGSIGSDYLDVIIRRGHESSAMKTIAECVSGMNRAIELEQIKIGGCAALEVGRLLGRCGWSVSEEETNVSRYIDLTGRSWTDYLGSLGAAHRYNFKRRLRRLRREFKVRFEASTTEEDRGPALGRLIALHRARWREFTRAFHTPGHVRFHEDFTRLACERGWLRIFTLWLDDEAVAALYALRYGKVFSFYQSGFDPAYAKFSTGLVTMGLAIESAFEEGAQEFDMLQGLEQYKERWADRVRPLGRVECYPPHLRGLIYRRAMELSRAARRAARRVLPRTIADRLALRRERVPRS is encoded by the coding sequence GTGCATTGGACCCTAGGTGTGCGTGATTGGAGCGGCCCGCTGGGCGCCGTTCTGGAGAGGGAGCGGGAGGTCGTGTCGGTCGAGGTCGTAGACGACACCGGTCGTCTCATGGAGTTGAGGGAGGAATGGGACGACCTGCTCGCGGAGAGCGAGGCGGATGGCCTGTTTCTGACATGGGAGTGGCTGTCGACCTGGTGGAGACATCTGGGAGGGGACAGGAGGCTGTTCATCGCGGTCGTGCGCCATCGAGGCGAGCTCGTGGCCATAGCGCCGATGACAGTGAGGCCGCCGGGACTCTCCAGCGTTCTGCCGTTCCCGGCGCTCGAGTTCATGGGCACCGGCAGCATCGGCTCCGACTACCTGGACGTGATCATCCGCCGCGGGCACGAGTCCAGCGCCATGAAGACCATCGCCGAGTGCGTCTCCGGCATGAACCGCGCCATCGAGCTCGAGCAGATCAAGATCGGGGGATGCGCCGCGCTCGAGGTCGGCCGGCTCCTGGGTCGATGCGGCTGGAGCGTCTCGGAGGAGGAGACCAACGTCTCGCGGTACATCGATTTGACCGGGCGATCGTGGACGGATTACCTCGGCAGCCTCGGTGCGGCGCACCGATACAACTTCAAACGCAGGCTGCGGCGGCTCCGGCGTGAGTTCAAGGTGCGCTTCGAAGCGAGCACGACGGAGGAAGACCGGGGTCCGGCGCTGGGCCGTCTGATCGCCCTTCACCGGGCGCGCTGGAGGGAATTCACGCGCGCCTTCCACACCCCGGGCCACGTACGCTTCCACGAAGACTTCACGCGGCTCGCCTGCGAGCGTGGCTGGCTGAGGATCTTCACGCTGTGGCTGGACGACGAAGCGGTGGCGGCCCTGTACGCCCTGCGTTACGGGAAGGTCTTCTCGTTCTACCAGTCGGGGTTCGATCCGGCGTACGCGAAATTCAGCACCGGCCTGGTGACCATGGGTCTCGCCATCGAGAGCGCTTTCGAGGAAGGGGCGCAGGAATTCGACATGCTGCAGGGGCTGGAGCAGTACAAGGAGCGCTGGGCGGACCGGGTCCGCCCGCTCGGACGGGTCGAATGCTACCCGCCGCACCTGCGCGGGCTCATCTACCGCCGCGCGATGGAGCTGAGCCGGGCGGCCCGGCGCGCCGCGCGCCGCGTGCTCCCCCGGACCATCGCCGACAGGCTCGCCCTGCGGCGCGAGCGCGTGCCGAGGAGCTGA
- a CDS encoding flavin reductase family protein, whose product MNTTARRKTLRMLSNGLYVMTARSGHRYGAATVTWVSQASFRPPLIMAAVRPESNVFACLRDSGLAAVHILARGQEEMARRFFAPTRVHDGDLNGEPFRKGALDAPILNNAPAYLECRVRRIFDGLGDHALVVLEVMEAECREQARPLTIADTPWEYGG is encoded by the coding sequence ATGAACACGACCGCGCGCCGGAAGACCCTGCGGATGCTGTCGAACGGCCTCTACGTCATGACCGCGCGCAGCGGCCATCGCTACGGGGCGGCGACGGTGACCTGGGTGTCCCAGGCCTCGTTCCGGCCGCCGCTCATCATGGCGGCGGTCCGCCCGGAGAGCAACGTGTTCGCGTGCCTGCGGGACAGCGGTCTTGCGGCCGTCCACATCCTCGCGCGCGGGCAGGAGGAGATGGCGCGCCGGTTCTTCGCGCCGACGCGGGTGCACGACGGCGACCTCAACGGCGAGCCGTTCCGCAAGGGCGCTCTCGACGCGCCGATCCTGAACAACGCCCCGGCCTACCTGGAGTGCCGCGTCCGGCGGATCTTCGACGGTCTCGGCGATCACGCCCTGGTGGTCCTGGAGGTGATGGAGGCCGAGTGCCGCGAGCAGGCGAGACCCCTGACCATCGCTGACACGCCGTGGGAGTACGGCGGGTGA
- a CDS encoding polysaccharide deacetylase family protein, with protein MRHVVKSGLACGLRWSGTSLLRRRLNGRSGTPWIVGYHRVVEDYARSARRSIPAMLVSRAMLRRHLDWIGRRFDVVPLDEIVTRRGRGGRFRRPSAAITFDDGFRDVYELAFPLLKAKGMPAAIFVVTSLVGTSGVPLFERLYLALLRARNTSQSLSTRLGSIVSALGLEVEGLADAAPAAGDTLRLTRRILETLRRDDLALLVEALEKEVGVDEEALRERRPLDWDMLKEMRRSGVTIGSHTRRHVVLTLESEKRVQEETVGSRRDLEERLGAAVHHFAYPNGWFDDATVAAVQAAGYSFAYTSCRHRDPAHPHLTLPRTLLWEKSSLGMFGTFSPAVMGCQADGTFDRSGLCPLHRRN; from the coding sequence GTGCGACACGTCGTCAAATCGGGCCTGGCCTGCGGGCTGCGCTGGAGCGGGACGAGCCTCCTGAGACGGAGGCTCAACGGCCGCTCCGGAACTCCGTGGATCGTCGGGTACCACCGGGTCGTGGAGGACTACGCGCGGAGCGCGCGGCGCTCCATCCCGGCCATGCTGGTCAGCCGCGCGATGCTTCGCCGTCACCTCGACTGGATCGGGCGGCGCTTCGATGTGGTTCCTCTCGACGAGATCGTCACGCGCCGCGGGCGGGGGGGGAGGTTCCGCAGGCCGTCGGCGGCCATCACCTTCGACGACGGCTTCCGCGACGTCTACGAGCTGGCCTTCCCGCTCCTGAAGGCGAAGGGGATGCCGGCGGCGATCTTCGTCGTGACCTCCCTTGTCGGCACGTCCGGCGTCCCCTTGTTCGAGCGGCTGTACCTGGCGCTGCTGCGCGCGCGGAACACCTCGCAGTCCCTGAGCACCCGGCTCGGGAGCATCGTGTCGGCCCTCGGTCTCGAGGTCGAGGGACTCGCGGACGCCGCGCCCGCGGCGGGGGATACGCTCCGGCTGACGCGACGGATCCTGGAAACTCTGCGCCGGGACGATCTCGCGCTCCTGGTGGAAGCGCTCGAGAAGGAGGTCGGAGTGGACGAAGAGGCCCTCCGCGAGCGTCGTCCTCTCGACTGGGACATGCTCAAGGAGATGCGGCGCTCGGGTGTCACCATCGGCTCGCACACGCGCCGGCATGTCGTCCTGACCCTGGAGAGCGAGAAGCGCGTGCAGGAGGAGACGGTCGGATCCCGGCGCGATCTGGAGGAACGGCTCGGCGCCGCCGTCCACCACTTCGCCTACCCGAACGGCTGGTTCGACGACGCGACCGTGGCCGCCGTGCAGGCGGCCGGATACAGCTTCGCCTACACCTCGTGCCGCCACCGCGATCCCGCTCATCCCCATCTGACCCTGCCGCGCACCCTCCTGTGGGAGAAGTCGAGCCTCGGGATGTTCGGCACCTTCTCGCCCGCCGTGATGGGCTGCCAGGCCGATGGCACCTTCGATCGCTCCGGGCTGTGCCCCCTGCACCGTCGGAACTGA
- a CDS encoding GNAT family N-acetyltransferase — protein MTRKLGDRDGPPGPEEAAGEVRPMTESDVPRVVRLYERVFAGPGARSDESVQDHLRAVFCRNPWRDEALPSLVYEDESGAIAGCLGVVPRTMLFEGRPIQAAVSHTFMVEPGSRSSLAALALARAFLEGGQDLSIAEGGGASRRILERFGGSTSLLLSLRWTRPLRPSRYVLSILKRRGLAAVASWACAPFCSAADALAPLVLGEPVRMPRPRSTGEDLTTDDLLEGLSRLTVDRSLRPQYDRASLDWLLSLLANRRRRGLFQRVAVRDGAGDLLGWYLYYLNAGGISEVVQVAARKGFMDEVLTHLFHHARKGGALAVSGQMDPAAFQALAAKGSVFHHDGISWFLVHSRNPRVLAAIHRADAFLTRLEGEWCIGP, from the coding sequence ATGACCCGAAAACTTGGCGACCGGGACGGACCTCCCGGGCCGGAGGAGGCGGCCGGCGAGGTGCGGCCCATGACCGAGAGCGACGTTCCGCGGGTCGTGAGGCTGTACGAGCGTGTGTTCGCCGGGCCCGGGGCGCGCAGCGACGAGTCCGTGCAGGATCACCTGCGCGCGGTCTTCTGCCGGAATCCCTGGCGCGACGAGGCGCTCCCCTCCCTCGTGTACGAGGACGAGTCCGGGGCGATCGCCGGGTGCCTCGGAGTGGTGCCGCGCACGATGCTGTTCGAAGGCCGGCCGATCCAGGCCGCGGTCAGCCACACCTTCATGGTCGAGCCCGGCAGCCGATCGAGCCTGGCGGCCCTGGCGCTCGCCCGCGCGTTTCTCGAGGGCGGCCAGGACCTCTCGATCGCCGAGGGGGGCGGCGCGTCCCGCCGGATCCTGGAGCGGTTCGGAGGATCGACCTCGCTCCTCCTCAGTCTGCGCTGGACCCGGCCGTTGCGCCCGAGCCGTTACGTCCTGTCGATCCTGAAGCGGCGCGGCCTGGCGGCGGTGGCGTCCTGGGCGTGCGCCCCCTTCTGCTCCGCCGCGGACGCGCTCGCCCCCCTCGTCCTGGGGGAGCCGGTCCGGATGCCCCGCCCGCGCTCCACGGGGGAGGATCTGACCACGGACGATCTGCTGGAGGGGCTGTCCCGCCTGACGGTCGATCGATCCCTGCGGCCGCAGTACGACCGGGCATCCCTGGATTGGCTCCTGAGTCTGCTGGCGAACCGGAGGCGCCGTGGTCTGTTCCAGCGCGTCGCCGTGCGGGACGGCGCGGGAGATCTTCTGGGCTGGTACCTCTATTACCTCAACGCCGGCGGCATCAGCGAAGTCGTGCAGGTCGCCGCGAGAAAGGGGTTCATGGACGAGGTCCTGACCCACCTCTTTCACCACGCCCGCAAGGGGGGTGCCCTGGCGGTGTCGGGACAGATGGACCCGGCCGCCTTCCAGGCGCTCGCCGCGAAGGGGTCCGTCTTTCACCATGATGGAATCTCGTGGTTCCTGGTGCATTCCAGGAACCCGCGCGTGCTCGCGGCGATCCATCGGGCCGACGCCTTTCTGACGAGGCTGGAGGGGGAGTGGTGCATTGGACCCTAG
- a CDS encoding acyl carrier protein encodes MQGNDALKARITRLFAERLNLDVPSADTDLFESGALDSMAFVELLARLEGEFGIDVALADIAMDTFRSIERIAGFVEERSRMKRAAKTG; translated from the coding sequence ATGCAGGGGAACGACGCCCTGAAGGCGAGGATCACGAGGTTGTTCGCGGAGCGTCTGAACCTGGACGTCCCGTCGGCCGACACCGATCTGTTCGAGTCGGGGGCGCTGGATTCGATGGCCTTCGTCGAACTCCTCGCCCGGCTCGAGGGGGAGTTCGGGATCGACGTCGCGCTCGCCGACATCGCGATGGACACCTTCCGGTCGATCGAGAGGATCGCCGGCTTCGTCGAGGAGAGGTCCCGGATGAAGCGCGCGGCGAAGACTGGATGA
- a CDS encoding glycosyltransferase family 4 protein, producing MRGLRSSRSPKIAMVAASHDILGGQFVQAASLAAALRADGAEVTFIPVNPPFPAAIRWARRWPYARTVLNEALYLPSLGGLRDADVVHVFSAAYWSFLLGPAAAITMARALHRRVILHYHSGEAERHLARWGALVHPWLRRVDEIVVPSEYLRRIFAVHGYRARVIRNVIETPRFCYRERVPLRPRLLSTRNFEPHYRVENTLRAFAALRSRYPEATLTLAGYGSEEERLRQVAARLGPQGIRFAGRVEPENVPALYEGSDIFVNSSVIDNQPVSILEAFASGLPVVSTGTGDIPAMVGSGEMGLLVPPDRPDAMAQAVAALLQEPQRALLIARRAREAIRDYAWTSVREAWSAVYAGRS from the coding sequence ATGCGCGGCCTCCGGTCGTCACGGTCTCCGAAGATCGCCATGGTGGCCGCCAGCCACGACATCCTCGGCGGACAGTTCGTCCAGGCGGCCAGCCTCGCGGCCGCGCTGCGCGCGGACGGAGCGGAGGTCACATTCATCCCGGTCAACCCGCCCTTCCCCGCCGCGATCCGCTGGGCGCGCCGCTGGCCGTATGCCCGGACGGTGCTGAACGAAGCGCTCTATCTCCCGAGTCTGGGCGGCTTGAGGGACGCGGACGTCGTGCACGTCTTCTCGGCGGCCTACTGGTCGTTTCTCCTGGGCCCCGCGGCCGCCATCACGATGGCGAGGGCTCTCCACAGGCGCGTGATCCTTCACTACCACAGCGGTGAAGCGGAGCGGCATCTCGCCCGGTGGGGAGCCCTTGTCCACCCGTGGCTGCGGCGGGTCGACGAGATCGTCGTTCCCTCGGAGTACCTGCGACGGATCTTCGCGGTCCACGGATATCGCGCGCGGGTCATCCGGAACGTGATCGAGACGCCGCGATTCTGCTACCGCGAGCGCGTCCCGCTGCGTCCGCGCCTCCTGTCCACCCGCAATTTCGAGCCGCATTACCGGGTGGAGAACACCCTGCGGGCCTTCGCCGCCCTGCGGAGCCGCTACCCCGAGGCGACTCTGACCCTCGCGGGGTACGGCAGCGAGGAGGAACGCCTCCGGCAGGTGGCTGCCCGGCTCGGCCCGCAGGGCATCCGGTTCGCGGGGCGGGTGGAGCCCGAGAACGTGCCGGCCCTTTACGAAGGCTCGGACATCTTCGTCAACTCGTCGGTCATCGACAACCAGCCGGTCTCGATCCTCGAGGCCTTCGCCTCGGGTCTTCCCGTCGTGTCCACCGGCACCGGGGACATCCCCGCCATGGTCGGGTCGGGGGAGATGGGCCTCCTCGTGCCTCCCGACCGGCCCGATGCGATGGCGCAGGCCGTCGCCGCCCTGCTGCAGGAGCCGCAGCGGGCCCTGCTCATCGCGCGGCGTGCCCGGGAGGCGATCAGGGACTACGCCTGGACGAGCGTGCGGGAGGCGTGGTCGGCGGTGTACGCGGGGCGGTCGTGA
- a CDS encoding GNAT family protein gives MRLLPLDSPELIRLVAGWMSRKENYEWLDFGNGKQVLTPEWLKIATQRDTELLRVFTADDDSAPVGIVGLTNIDRVFRTARIWVVVGDKSFGARGHATRAASRLLSYAFGELGLHAVNTWIVEHNPSRRIAERLGFTPIGRQRQCHCIDGRPFDRLWFDLLATEHREI, from the coding sequence ATGAGACTGTTGCCGCTCGACAGCCCTGAGCTGATCCGGCTGGTCGCCGGCTGGATGTCCAGGAAGGAGAACTACGAGTGGCTGGACTTCGGCAACGGCAAGCAGGTCCTGACGCCCGAGTGGCTGAAGATCGCGACACAGCGGGACACCGAGCTCCTGCGCGTGTTCACGGCGGATGACGACTCCGCACCCGTCGGCATCGTCGGGCTGACGAACATCGATCGCGTGTTCCGGACGGCGCGCATCTGGGTCGTGGTCGGCGACAAGTCCTTCGGCGCGCGCGGCCACGCCACGCGGGCGGCGTCGAGGCTCCTGTCGTACGCCTTCGGGGAGCTCGGGTTGCACGCGGTGAACACGTGGATCGTCGAGCACAACCCCTCGCGCCGCATCGCCGAGCGCCTGGGATTCACGCCGATCGGCCGGCAGCGGCAGTGCCACTGCATCGACGGACGCCCCTTCGATCGTCTCTGGTTCGACCTGCTGGCGACCGAGCACCGGGAGATCTGA
- a CDS encoding oligosaccharide flippase family protein, whose translation MDSTLKPTAVLMSGRLAGIVVAFSIPIVLARTLDQSAFGTYKQLFLIYATLYGIAQLGMAESLFYFLPADPAKAGRYTLNSLLVLAAAGAFCFFALWAGRDRVAAWFGNGDLAAGLPWIGLYLGLMLASTPLEIVQVARNRFARAAWTYAASDLARTALCLLPVLLSRSLRGVLIGGAAFALLRFGAVIRILSTEFGHEPRPDPSLLRTQLAYAMPFQLAVLLEILQANLHQYAVSLRFDPATFAIYSVGCLQVPLVDLLAGTSCNVMMVKMGEDLRTGRGEAAVAAWHATVRKLALAFFPLVAILLVNARDLIVFLFTARYLESVPIFMVWTASFLLMTLPVDGVLRVHADTRFLFLLGAVKLLIIGATVGWFLGRFQLLGGVFVSLLAVLVGKSLALFRVKRHLKVTWSGLMPWSSLAATLLSALAAALPALLVKDTLALPPVASMLVSGVVYLLAYAALAGGFIDSGLRRRLVSILEAQR comes from the coding sequence ATGGATTCGACCCTCAAACCCACCGCCGTGCTGATGTCGGGCCGTCTGGCCGGCATCGTCGTGGCGTTCAGCATCCCGATCGTGCTCGCCAGGACCCTCGACCAGTCCGCCTTCGGCACGTACAAGCAGCTGTTCCTGATCTACGCCACTCTGTACGGGATCGCCCAGCTCGGCATGGCGGAGAGCCTGTTCTACTTTCTCCCGGCCGACCCGGCGAAGGCCGGCCGCTACACGCTGAACTCGCTGCTGGTCCTGGCCGCGGCGGGAGCCTTCTGCTTCTTCGCGCTCTGGGCCGGCCGTGACCGGGTGGCGGCGTGGTTCGGAAACGGCGACCTCGCGGCAGGCCTTCCGTGGATCGGCCTCTACCTCGGGCTGATGCTCGCATCGACGCCGCTCGAGATCGTGCAGGTCGCCCGCAATCGCTTCGCCCGGGCCGCCTGGACCTACGCCGCGTCGGACCTGGCGCGGACCGCCCTGTGCCTGCTTCCGGTGCTCCTGTCGAGGAGCCTCCGGGGAGTCCTGATCGGGGGAGCGGCGTTCGCGCTTCTGCGCTTCGGGGCGGTCATCCGGATACTGAGCACGGAGTTCGGCCACGAGCCCCGGCCGGACCCTTCGCTTCTGCGCACGCAGCTGGCCTACGCCATGCCCTTCCAGCTGGCGGTCCTGCTCGAGATCCTGCAGGCGAACCTGCACCAGTACGCGGTGTCCCTGCGTTTCGATCCGGCGACCTTCGCGATCTACTCCGTCGGCTGCCTGCAGGTGCCGCTGGTGGACCTCCTGGCCGGCACGAGCTGCAACGTCATGATGGTGAAGATGGGGGAGGACCTCCGGACCGGCCGCGGCGAGGCGGCCGTGGCCGCCTGGCACGCCACGGTCCGCAAGCTGGCCCTGGCGTTCTTCCCCCTCGTCGCGATCCTGCTGGTCAACGCGCGCGACCTCATCGTCTTCCTGTTCACGGCGCGCTACCTGGAGAGCGTGCCGATCTTCATGGTCTGGACCGCATCCTTCCTTCTCATGACGCTCCCCGTGGACGGAGTCCTGCGGGTGCACGCCGACACCCGCTTCCTGTTTCTGCTCGGGGCGGTCAAGCTCCTGATCATCGGGGCCACGGTCGGCTGGTTCCTCGGGCGCTTCCAGCTGCTGGGCGGCGTGTTCGTGTCCCTGCTGGCCGTCCTGGTCGGGAAATCGCTGGCGCTCTTCCGGGTGAAGCGCCATTTGAAGGTGACGTGGTCCGGACTCATGCCGTGGTCGTCCCTGGCCGCCACCCTCCTCTCGGCCCTGGCCGCCGCTCTTCCGGCTCTCCTGGTCAAGGACACGCTGGCGCTTCCCCCCGTGGCGTCGATGCTCGTGAGCGGCGTGGTCTACCTTCTCGCCTACGCCGCGCTGGCCGGTGGATTCATCGACAGCGGTCTGCGCCGGCGGCTCGTGTCGATCCTGGAGGCGCAGAGGTAG